The following DNA comes from Clarias gariepinus isolate MV-2021 ecotype Netherlands chromosome 7, CGAR_prim_01v2, whole genome shotgun sequence.
caacaatcaatcaccagtgttcccaacaaacaatcaccagtcaccagtgttcccaacaaacaatcaccagtcaccagtgtttccaacaaccaatcaccagtgttcccaacaatcagtcaccagtgttcccaacaatcaatcaccagtgttcccaacaatcaatcaccagtcaccagtgttcccaacaaaaaatcaccagtcaccagtgttcccaacaaccagtcaccagtgttcccaacaaccagtcaccagtgttcccaacaacCAGTCACCAGtcaccagtgttcccaacaatcaatcaccagtgttcccaacaaccagtcaccagtgttcccaacaaccagtcaccagtgttcccaacaatcaatcatcagtgttcccaacaatcagttaccagtgttcccaacaatcaATCACCAGTCACCAGTGTTCTCAACAATCAGtcaccagtgttcccaacaatcaATCACCAGTCACCAGTGTTTCCAACAATCAGtcaccagtgttcccaacaatcagtcaccagtgttcccaacaatcagtcaccagtgttcccaacaatcagtcaccagtgttcccaacaatcaatcaccagtcaccagtgttcccaacaatcaatcatcagtgttcccaacaatcagttaccagtgttcccaacaatcaatcaccagtcaccagtgttcccaacaatcaatcaccagtgttcccaacaatcagttaccagtgttcccaacaatcaGTCATCAGTGTTCCCAAAAATCAATCACCAGTCACCAGTGTTTCCAACAATCAATCACCAGTCACCAGTGTCCCCAACAATCAATCACCAGTCACCAGTTTTCCCAACAATCAGTTTCCAGTGTTCCTAACAATCAATCACCAGTCACCAGTTTTCCCAACAATCAATCACCAATTaccagtgttcccaacaacCAGTCACCAGtcaccagtgttcccaacaatcaatcaccagtcaccagtgttcccaacaatcaatcatcagtgttcccaacaatcagttaccagtgttcccaacaatcaATCACCAGTCACCAGTGTTCTCAACAATCAGtcaccagtgttcccaacaatcaatcaccagtgttcccaacaatcagtcaccagtgttcccaacaatcaatcaccaatcaccagtgttcccaacaatcaatcaccaatcaccagtgttcccaacaatcagtcaccagtgttcccaacaatcaatcaccagtcaccagtgttcccaacaatcaattagcagtgttcccaacaatcagttaccagtgttcccaacaatcagtcaccagtgttcccaacaatcaatcaccagtcaccagtgttcccaacaatcaatcaccagtcaccagtgttcccaacaatcaatcatcagtgttcccaacaatcagttaccagtgttcccaacaatcaatcaccagtcaccagtgttcccaacaaccaatcaccaattaccagtgttcccaacaacCAGTCACCAATTaccagtgttcccaacaacCAGTCACCAAtcaccagtgttcccaacaatcaatcttcagtgttcccaacaatcagtcaccagtgttcccaacaatcaatcaccagtcaccagtgttcccaacaatcaatcaccagtcaccagtgttcccaacaatcaatcaccagtgttcccaacaaccaatcaccagtcaccagtgttcccaacaaccaatcaccagtgttcccaacaaccagtcaccagtgttcccaacaaccaatcaccagtgttcccaacaatcaatcaccagtcaccagtgttcccaacaatcaatcaccagtgttcccaacaatcaatcaccaattaccagtgttcccaacaacCAGTCACCAAtcaccagtgttcccaacaatcagtcaccagtgttcccaacaatcagtcaccagtgttcccaacaatcaatcaccagtcaccagtgttcccaacaataccaatcaccagtgttcccaacaatcaatcaccagtcaccagtgttcccaacaatcaatcaccagtgttcccaacaatcaatcaccagtcaccagtgttcccaacaatcaatcaccagtgttcccaacaatcaatcaccagtcaccagtgttcccaacaatcaATCACCAGTCACCAGTTTTCCCAACAATTAGtcaccagtgttcccaacaatcaatcaccaatcaccagtgttcccaacaatcaatcatcagtgttcccaacaatcagttaccagtgttcccaacaatcaatcaccagtcaccagtgttcccaacaatcagtcaccagtgttcccaacaatcaatcaccaattaccagtgttcccaacaacCAGTCACCAAtcaccagtgttcccaacaatcaatcaccagtcaccagtgttcccaacaaccaatcaccagtgttcccaacaatcaatcaccagtgttcccaacaatcaGTCACCAGTGTTCCCAAAAATCAGTCACCAGtcaccagtgttcccaacaatcaatcaccaatcaccagtgttcccaacaatcaatcaccagtgttcccaacaacCAGTCACCAAtcaccagtgttcccaacaatcaATCACCAATCACCAGTCTTCCCAACACCCAGTCACCAATCAACAGTGTTCCCAACAACCAGTCACCAAtcaccagtgttcccaacaacCAGTCACCAATCACCTGTGTTCCCAACAATCAATCACCATTAAGCAGTGTTCCAACAATCAATCACCAAtcaccagtgttcccaacaatcaatcattaatcaccagtgttcccaacaatcaGTCACCAGTCACCAGTTTTCCCAACAATCAATCACCAATTaccagtgttcccaacaatcaGTCACCAGTCACCAGTTTTCCCAACAATCAATCACCAATTACCAGTGTCCCCAACAATCAATCACTAATAACCAGTGTTTTTAACAACCAGTCACCAAtcaccagtgttcccaacaatcaatcaccaatcaccagtgttcccaacaatcaatcaccaattaccagtgttcccaacaatcaatcaccaataaccagtgttcccaacaacCAGTCACCAAtcaccagtgttcccaacaatcaatcaccaatcaccagtgttcccaacaacCAGTCAACAAtcaccagtgttcccaacaatcaATCACCAATAAGCAGTGTTCCAACAATCATTCACCAATCACCAGTGTTCCCAACCATTAATCACCAAtcaccagtgttcccaacaaccaatcaccaATCACCAGCATTCCCAACAACCAGTCACCAAtcaccagtgttcccaacaacCAGTCAACAAtcaccagtgttcccaacaatcaATCACCAATAAGCAGTGTTCCAACAATCAATCACCAATCACCAGTGTTTCCAACAATCAATCATTAATCACCAGTGTTTCCAACAACCAGTCAACAATCACCAGTGCTCCCAACAACCAGTCACCAAtcaccagtgttcccaacaatcaatcaccaatcaccagtgttcccaacaatcaATCACCAATCACCAATCACCAGTGTCCCCAACAATCAATCACTAATAaccagtgttcccaacaacCAGTCACCAATTaccagtgttcccaacaacCAGTCACCAAtcaccagtgttcccaacaatcaATCACCAATCACCAGTCTTCCCAACACCCAGTCACCAGTGTTCCCAATAAATCAAtcaccagtgttcccaacaatcagtcaccagtgttcccaacaatcagtcaccagtgttcccaacaatcaatcaccagtcaccagtgttcccaacaatcaatcaccaatcaccagtgttcccaacaatcaatcaccaatcaccagtgttcccaacaatcaatcaccagtcaccagtgttcccaacaattaccagtgttcccaacaatcagttaccagtgttcccaacaatcaGTCACCAGTGTTCCCAAAAATCAATCACCAGTCACCAGTGTTTCCAACAATCAATCACCAGtcaccagtgttcccaacaatcaATCACCAGTGTTTCCAACAACCAGTCACCAAtcaccagtgttcccaacaacCAGTTACCAATCACCAGTGTTCCAAAAAATCAATCACCAATCACCAGTGTCCCCAACAATCAATTACTAATAACCAGTGTTTTTAACAACCAGTCACCAAtcaccagtgttcccaacaacCAGTTACCAATCACCAGTGTTTTTAACAACCAGTCACCAATTACCAGTGTACCCAACAACCAGTCACCAATCACCTGTGTTCCCAACAATCAATCACCATtcaccagtgttcccaacaatcaatcattagtcaccagtgttcccaacaatcaatcaccagtcaccagtgttcccaacaatcaatcaccagtcaccagtgttcccaacaatcaatcactgatcactaGTGTTCCCAACAATCAATCACCAATCACCAGTCTTCCCAACACCCAGTCACCAAtcaccagtgttcccaacaacCAGTCACTGATCACTAGTGTCTtgactcagtgtgttaaggtttTGAGTTAAGTTAGAAAGATCtgcggtttgagccccagctccgccaggttgccgctgttggaccctgcgctctgacccctgcctactaacaagaagctgggatatgtgaagaataaagaatttcactgtgcagtaacaTATGTGTGACGAACAAAGGCTGAACTTAATAATCTCTGAtcaccagtgttcccaacaGACAATCACAGATTACCAGTGTTTGTTCCCACTTGCACTTTGTCCTTCATTTGAGACTCTTGGTGATATTACAGTAATAAAAGCGTGTTGTTCTGTATGTTGTTCCCAGTCGTTTCCTCCTTCCTTCCTACGCTCCTCCTCA
Coding sequences within:
- the LOC128528107 gene encoding uncharacterized protein LOC128528107 — translated: PNNQSPVTSVPNNQSPITSVPNNQSPITSVPNNQSPITSSPITSVPNNQSPITSVPNNQSPITSVPNN